Below is a genomic region from Streptomyces sp. RPA4-2.
GGCACGCCTCGGTGGGCGCGCTGACCGACCGCTCGGCCCGGCTGGGCATCCAACTGCCCGACCCCGCGTGCCTGCTGGTGGCGGAGCCGGCCGGCCCGGACCGTCCCGACCTGACGCACGACGTGGTGACGGCGTTGCTGGACGCGCTCGACACCGCCGGCACCCCGGACGTCACCTCGCCGACGACCGTACGGGGCTCCCGCGCCGTCCTGCTGCTGCCCGCCGCTGCCGCCGCGGGGGCCGGGGCGGCGCTCCGCGCGCTGGACCTGCGCGGCTGCGCGATCACGGCGGAGAGCCTGGACCGGGTCGCCGTCGCCCACCGGCTGGCCGCCGACGCCCTCGACACGGCACCCGCACACGCGTACCGGGCAGGCCGCCTCCTCACCGACGCCGACGCCCATGTCCTCGCGCTGCTCGCCGGGCATCCGGCCGCGCCGCCGGACCACATCGCCCGTCTGGTGCTCGGGCCGCTCACCGATCCGGGGCAGGGACACCTGCTGGCGGCGCTCACCGCGTACCTCGACACGGGTTCGGCGAACGCCGCCGCACGTGAACTCCATCTCCACGCCCAGTCCCTGCGCTACCGCCTGCGCCGCGTCCGCGAACTGACCGACCGTGACCCGCGCGACGCCTGGCAACGGCTCACCCTGGACATCGCCCGCACGATCAGGCCCTGAGCCGGGTCCCTCCCGCTCAGACCTGTCCGTCCGGCACGGCGGGGGGACCGCTCCGCGCCCGGACGTCCTGGTCCGGGTCACCGACGCGGGCCGTGGCCCGGATCGGCGCGCCGTCCGCTCCCGCCAG
It encodes:
- a CDS encoding PucR family transcriptional regulator gives rise to the protein MTKRPVDVRERVRQEMVADPRVVEAVVAAVHEQVPAYAALDDSRLPEVRAIAAWGLERLLHLWATDATLEPSDLRRFRGIAAARAADGRPVRAVLRAYRVAATVLTDEIAARAPRLIASDALALTRMLLTALDTLSEEMATAYAATSEDLAADRDRALRLLLDDLIAGRHASVGALTDRSARLGIQLPDPACLLVAEPAGPDRPDLTHDVVTALLDALDTAGTPDVTSPTTVRGSRAVLLLPAAAAAGAGAALRALDLRGCAITAESLDRVAVAHRLAADALDTAPAHAYRAGRLLTDADAHVLALLAGHPAAPPDHIARLVLGPLTDPGQGHLLAALTAYLDTGSANAAARELHLHAQSLRYRLRRVRELTDRDPRDAWQRLTLDIARTIRP